The following proteins come from a genomic window of Campylobacter concisus:
- a CDS encoding threonine/serine ThrE exporter family protein, translating to MNAKPDIQVLTNFLAEYTTAMVSAGTYTARVEKCVDRIAKHYGYDVSVTIFVKYFTISVMDSADNSLRRTYVKKIPFGHVSFNRISELSSLSWRILDEDLSLDEAKEQFEGVMRIGANKFASSLILISLANAAFCKLFGGDAGSVACVFFATLVGYSLRFALAKMGVNLKIQYVLVSFVVSFIAYLGVFYGFTHTSDVAIGSSILFLMPGVFLINSVFDILNDNTLVGISRAVSTGILILCIAVGVYITLSLSSAEILHV from the coding sequence ATGAATGCAAAGCCTGATATTCAAGTCTTAACAAATTTTCTAGCCGAATACACGACAGCTATGGTTAGTGCCGGTACCTATACAGCGCGTGTAGAAAAGTGCGTAGATCGCATAGCTAAACACTACGGCTACGACGTTAGCGTGACGATTTTCGTGAAGTATTTTACCATTAGCGTCATGGATTCGGCCGACAACTCCCTGCGCCGAACCTACGTAAAAAAGATCCCGTTTGGTCATGTGAGCTTTAACCGCATTTCCGAGCTTTCGTCGCTTAGTTGGCGGATTTTGGATGAAGATTTAAGCCTAGACGAGGCCAAAGAGCAGTTTGAGGGCGTCATGCGCATCGGGGCGAATAAATTTGCAAGCTCGCTTATTTTGATTAGCCTTGCAAATGCGGCGTTTTGCAAGCTTTTCGGCGGCGATGCTGGCTCGGTGGCTTGCGTATTTTTCGCGACGCTCGTGGGGTATAGCCTTAGATTTGCGCTTGCTAAAATGGGCGTAAATTTAAAAATCCAGTATGTTTTAGTGTCGTTCGTCGTCTCTTTTATCGCTTATCTTGGCGTATTTTACGGCTTTACGCACACTAGCGACGTGGCGATCGGCTCGTCGATACTCTTTTTGATGCCGGGCGTTTTTCTCATAAACTCGGTCTTTGATATCCTAAACGACAACACGCTAGTAGGCATCAGCAGGGCCGTGAGCACGGGCATCCTGATACTTTGCATAGCAGTGGGCGTCTATATCACGCTCTCGCTTAGCAGCGCGGAGATTTTACATGTTTGA
- a CDS encoding threonine/serine exporter family protein: MFELLTATLIDGAFAAVAGLGFAYASSPPKRTLVFCALLAAFAHASRFWIMQMGFFNISVATLIVSFLSGILGMLFAKRLKAPAEIIAFPALLPMVPGVYAYKGILALFSFLNEPDIAKKNEYLIIFFDNAITTTTVSLALGVGVSVVLILFYDQSLMITRGAKCDLATRKTRR, translated from the coding sequence ATGTTTGAGCTTTTGACTGCGACTCTCATAGACGGTGCCTTTGCCGCGGTGGCGGGTCTTGGCTTTGCCTACGCTAGCTCGCCGCCTAAAAGAACTCTTGTATTTTGCGCGCTGCTTGCGGCATTTGCGCACGCCAGCCGTTTTTGGATCATGCAGATGGGATTTTTTAACATCAGCGTCGCCACTCTCATCGTCTCTTTTTTAAGCGGGATTTTAGGTATGCTCTTTGCCAAACGGCTCAAAGCGCCCGCCGAGATCATCGCATTTCCCGCACTTTTGCCGATGGTACCTGGAGTTTACGCGTATAAGGGTATTTTGGCGCTATTTTCGTTTCTAAACGAGCCTGATATCGCTAAGAAAAACGAATACCTAATCATATTTTTCGATAACGCGATCACAACTACGACGGTCTCGCTAGCTCTAGGCGTGGGCGTTTCGGTGGTGCTTATTTTATTTTACGATCAGTCCTTGATGATTACCCGCGGCGCCAAATGCGATCTGGCGACGAGAAAGACGCGCAGATAA
- a CDS encoding Cj0814 family flagellar-dependent secreted protein has translation MLSGIGGFSSVAKNFQLNEKHSIKSQIIYKNEISQPDTVEHKFNEVLGYKVGADGYFTSEFNEAAGIPKDYKIHSDTLKSLLNVNTNSGILKADFKKIDIAKTVGNAYKILSQVVGEDVLNSKESFSKEDLAKFPQGYEYDNKTLKVLKLHSKISDYMGADSSFQRNERTSITTTFYNSSTIGYYSEHKRLKPSTDILNSNSGGKEDINSGMYFDTTKDKYTDKDGNITKGGLLVGILNKNSHAIEGETTYHGKINGLDKNISSQEYQAKIRAFTDLHGHKYDKYSQSLVDSLPQDLKDFVDFARSLKFVGEINVSDNGKESKSLFEIMQEDMKEAQKRLEKLIEQEKRTQKMLDKNRKYDKELKQNTRKNLEELRAMMKFNDKSVDIKA, from the coding sequence ATGTTAAGCGGTATCGGCGGATTTTCTAGCGTCGCTAAAAATTTTCAGCTAAATGAAAAACATAGCATAAAGAGTCAAATCATATATAAAAATGAAATCTCGCAGCCGGATACGGTCGAGCACAAATTTAACGAAGTTTTAGGCTATAAAGTAGGTGCGGACGGATATTTTACGTCCGAATTTAACGAAGCTGCAGGTATCCCAAAGGACTACAAAATCCACTCTGATACCTTAAAATCTCTCTTGAACGTAAATACTAACTCGGGCATTTTAAAAGCCGATTTTAAAAAGATAGATATAGCCAAAACAGTCGGCAATGCATATAAAATTTTATCCCAAGTAGTCGGCGAGGACGTTTTAAATTCCAAAGAAAGTTTTAGCAAAGAAGACCTCGCCAAATTTCCTCAAGGATACGAATACGACAATAAAACGCTCAAGGTATTAAAGCTTCATAGCAAAATATCAGACTATATGGGAGCCGATAGTAGCTTTCAAAGAAATGAACGAACTAGCATAACGACTACTTTTTATAATAGCTCCACTATCGGTTACTACTCAGAGCATAAGAGATTAAAACCATCTACCGATATATTAAACAGCAACAGTGGCGGCAAAGAAGATATAAACAGCGGGATGTATTTTGATACTACAAAAGACAAATATACCGATAAAGACGGCAATATAACCAAAGGCGGGCTTTTGGTCGGCATTTTAAACAAAAATAGTCACGCCATAGAAGGTGAAACCACCTATCACGGCAAGATTAACGGGTTAGATAAAAACATATCCTCGCAAGAGTACCAAGCAAAAATTAGAGCCTTTACCGACTTGCATGGACATAAATACGATAAATACTCGCAATCTTTGGTAGATTCATTGCCTCAAGATTTAAAAGATTTCGTAGATTTTGCAAGGAGTTTAAAATTTGTCGGCGAGATAAACGTCAGTGACAACGGCAAAGAATCAAAAAGCCTCTTTGAAATAATGCAAGAGGATATGAAAGAGGCGCAAAAACGCCTAGAAAAGCTAATAGAGCAAGAAAAGCGAACACAAAAGATGCTGGATAAAAATAGAAAATACGACAAAGAGTTAAAGCAAAATACTAGAAAAAATTTAGAAGAACTTCGGGCGATGATGAAATTTAACGATAAGAGCGTGGATATAAAGGCTTAA
- a CDS encoding YbgC/FadM family acyl-CoA thioesterase: protein MKIRIYYEDTDAGGIVYHTNYIKFCERARSEAFFQAGLNFTKEGGYFVVSSIEAKFIASAVLGDEVFVRTKILELKKASLVLEQEIYKFDDKNAEKLLFRATITLAFMKEEKLAKINDEIKKFLENSKF from the coding sequence TTGAAAATACGAATCTACTACGAAGATACCGATGCTGGTGGCATAGTCTACCATACAAACTACATTAAATTTTGCGAGCGAGCTAGAAGTGAAGCATTTTTTCAGGCTGGGCTAAATTTTACAAAAGAGGGCGGATACTTTGTAGTTTCATCGATTGAGGCCAAATTTATAGCTTCTGCCGTGCTTGGTGATGAAGTATTTGTTAGAACCAAAATTTTAGAGCTTAAAAAAGCTAGTCTTGTTTTGGAGCAAGAAATTTATAAATTTGATGACAAAAATGCCGAAAAGCTACTTTTTAGAGCGACGATTACGTTAGCCTTTATGAAAGAAGAGAAGCTTGCTAAGATAAATGACGAGATAAAGAAATTTTTGGAGAATTCTAAATTTTAG
- a CDS encoding uracil-DNA glycosylase family protein: MNFNKDNRLLKKLFFLKLIGYKFIDKNFLSLSNYHDYNNIDELNREVKKCSLCSLRNSSKGVTAGIGNENSKIMFILFSNKSDSYENNSKKFLENAIKNSLNLDIKEIYISSLLRCEISQNDDKSPILSSSIELCRPYLFEEIRLIEPKIIVTLGEKAFMHLYPNLLLKGGFASIRGSILKNENSLILPTFSPEWISKNPSFENIFIDDLRKIKGVI; the protein is encoded by the coding sequence ATGAATTTTAATAAAGACAATAGGCTTTTAAAAAAATTATTTTTCTTAAAACTAATTGGCTATAAGTTTATTGATAAAAATTTTCTTAGTCTAAGCAATTATCATGATTACAACAATATTGATGAGCTAAACCGCGAAGTAAAAAAATGTTCTCTTTGTTCTTTGCGAAACAGCTCAAAAGGCGTAACAGCCGGTATCGGCAATGAAAATAGCAAAATCATGTTTATATTATTTTCTAATAAAAGTGACTCTTATGAAAATAACAGTAAAAAATTTTTAGAAAATGCCATAAAAAATAGTTTAAATTTAGATATAAAAGAAATTTATATAAGTTCTCTACTTCGGTGTGAAATTTCACAAAATGATGATAAAAGTCCGATTTTAAGCAGTTCTATTGAACTTTGTCGTCCTTATTTGTTTGAAGAGATTAGGCTGATAGAGCCAAAGATAATCGTGACTTTAGGAGAGAAAGCCTTTATGCATTTATATCCAAATTTATTGCTAAAAGGCGGATTTGCAAGCATAAGAGGTAGTATTTTAAAAAATGAAAATAGCCTTATTTTACCAACGTTTTCACCAGAGTGGATCAGCAAAAATCCTAGTTTTGAAAATATTTTTATAGATGATTTAAGAAAGATCAAAGGAGTGATATGA